One genomic region from Sphingobacterium sp. UGAL515B_05 encodes:
- a CDS encoding ComC/BlpC family leader-containing pheromone/bacteriocin has translation MKNLESLNEFEVMNEQEIKTIKGGLVAGSTVESDSSDDDHATTNPDDDLEPVG, from the coding sequence ATGAAGAATTTAGAGAGCCTTAATGAGTTCGAAGTAATGAACGAACAAGAAATCAAAACAATCAAAGGTGGTTTAGTTGCTGGATCAACAGTAGAGTCAGATTCTAGCGATGACGATCATGCAACAACAAACCCTGATGACGATTTGGAACCAGTAGGTTAA
- a CDS encoding histidine kinase, with protein sequence MKKFIFTKNQVVFQVVFWGFIFTFYSLHYHRLVSDFKIFLLFSAKDLLIAMLSFYFWPEKLFRKNMMSLRLCAVIVFWIAAIFVTWAFITYFLCYTLRIHDESYSYRFEQYLNDFVGMGFWRVLMEWRSFAYEILVLFLLSVSPRFFRMIVSENINKAKLEREETEWEVNVLKSEINPPLLFNTLNHIYYLLDVDINKGKDLIIHLSNLMGYTLYDSKNEYIEVSREIEAVEDYLLLMKNFFDKRIHITWEILRMDEPYIIRPLLIIPIINDVLKKGDRDSGNADVDISIDIVNDHLILDIYRRNLNEFSKGRETEYYMDEEMNLYHARKRLNLYYKDRFEIVDTGMPGSRYLNLKLNLKSF encoded by the coding sequence ATGAAAAAATTCATCTTCACAAAAAACCAGGTTGTTTTTCAGGTTGTATTTTGGGGTTTTATTTTTACATTTTACTCTCTTCACTATCATAGATTGGTAAGTGATTTTAAAATCTTCCTTCTTTTCAGTGCAAAGGATCTTCTGATCGCTATGCTCAGTTTTTATTTTTGGCCTGAGAAACTATTTAGAAAGAACATGATGAGCCTTAGGCTATGTGCTGTTATTGTGTTCTGGATTGCCGCGATTTTCGTGACCTGGGCATTTATAACCTATTTTTTATGTTATACTTTAAGGATACACGATGAATCTTACTCTTATCGGTTCGAACAATATTTAAATGACTTTGTTGGAATGGGATTTTGGAGAGTGTTGATGGAATGGCGCTCATTTGCCTATGAGATTTTGGTACTTTTCCTATTGTCTGTCAGCCCTCGTTTTTTCAGGATGATCGTTTCCGAGAATATCAATAAAGCCAAGCTGGAGAGGGAAGAAACGGAATGGGAAGTCAACGTTTTAAAGTCAGAAATCAATCCACCTTTACTTTTTAATACGTTAAATCATATTTATTACCTGTTGGATGTGGATATCAATAAAGGAAAAGATCTGATTATCCATTTGTCAAATTTGATGGGCTATACACTTTATGATTCGAAGAATGAATATATCGAAGTGTCCCGTGAAATTGAAGCGGTAGAGGATTATCTGTTATTGATGAAAAATTTTTTTGACAAACGGATACACATTACATGGGAGATCCTCAGAATGGACGAGCCCTATATCATCCGTCCTCTTCTTATCATTCCAATCATAAATGATGTGCTTAAAAAAGGTGATCGAGATTCCGGAAATGCTGATGTCGATATCAGCATCGATATAGTAAATGATCATTTGATACTGGACATTTACAGGAGAAATTTAAATGAATTCTCTAAGGGAAGGGAGACGGAGTACTATATGGATGAGGAAATGAATCTGTATCATGCTAGAAAGCGGTTGAACCTCTATTATAAGGATAGATTTGAAATCGTAGATACAGGTATGCCGGGGTCACGTTATTTAAACTTGAAATTAAACCTTAAATCATTTTAG
- a CDS encoding peptidase domain-containing ABC transporter, whose translation MKVVFQLNQMDCAPACLATISLSYGKNIDLTYIRERCIVGKDGVSLWSLRNVAQELGYDAKSVKLSLQQLDNCHLPCILHWNNNHYVVLYRIEKSLRNKRYFRIADPGYGTYRCDEDKLEENWVNDGKKGIALFLSPTEGFMESDFPKSRSITAAYLLHYLIPYWKQVMWMVILLLSGTLISIGLPILTQRLIDEGIGKKDLSFTTNILMAQVAFFSGTIIISVMRNWITLLLGTKINIDIISEFIKKTLKLPLKYFDGRLHGDFSQRIVDHGRVETFLTSQSTVTLFSAVTFAAYLVILFHYKPHLLSLYMVLTGVSLLWSLYWMKKRKMMDHHRFQIKGENQQAVYEMVGGVTDLKLNSLEEHISRQWTEIQEKLLAVNIKILKVEQLQVSGFEFINQFKNVIVTFLTAYWVIKGELTLGVMISISFIVGQLNGPINQLVTFFRSLQDAKLSMERLREIQLLEEEERSGMELFNNEIKEGDGVDTFHGIQIKKMSFSYGNSEGASALEDIDLHIPKGKITAIVGESGSGKTTLMKLLLKLYDPTDGEIWYSNQDSRNISPKSLRSKSGVVMQDGFIFSDTIERNIACDDVEIERERFDYAIKLANIDDFIYGLPMREKTLIGATGLGVSGGQRQRIMIARAVYDDPEYLFFDEATSALDAENERVIHSHLQSFFRGRTVIIIAHRLSTVKDADQIVVLRKGKVVEIGTHLELIKTEGAYYNLVRNQLELGR comes from the coding sequence ATGAAGGTAGTTTTTCAACTCAACCAGATGGACTGTGCTCCTGCATGCCTGGCTACCATTTCATTGTCTTATGGGAAAAACATTGATTTAACCTATATCCGTGAACGCTGCATCGTAGGAAAGGATGGTGTATCATTGTGGAGCCTAAGGAACGTGGCCCAGGAACTGGGATATGACGCCAAGTCTGTGAAATTATCTCTGCAGCAGCTGGACAATTGTCATTTACCTTGTATCCTTCACTGGAATAATAATCATTATGTGGTTCTGTATCGGATAGAGAAATCGCTTCGCAATAAAAGATATTTCAGGATTGCGGATCCAGGATATGGAACCTATCGTTGTGATGAAGATAAATTAGAGGAGAACTGGGTGAATGACGGAAAGAAAGGTATAGCATTGTTCCTATCGCCCACGGAGGGATTCATGGAGAGTGATTTTCCCAAAAGCAGATCCATTACAGCCGCTTACCTGCTGCATTATCTGATTCCTTATTGGAAACAGGTCATGTGGATGGTTATATTGCTTTTGAGCGGGACGTTGATTTCAATCGGACTACCTATTCTGACACAGAGGCTGATTGACGAGGGTATAGGTAAAAAAGACCTTTCATTCACTACCAATATCTTGATGGCACAGGTTGCATTTTTCTCAGGGACGATCATAATCAGCGTAATGAGGAATTGGATTACCCTGTTACTGGGTACCAAGATCAACATCGACATCATTTCTGAATTCATAAAAAAGACGTTGAAGCTTCCGTTAAAATATTTCGATGGAAGACTGCATGGTGATTTCAGCCAGCGGATAGTGGATCACGGTCGCGTGGAGACCTTCTTGACATCTCAAAGTACAGTTACGTTGTTTTCGGCAGTTACATTTGCGGCCTATCTTGTCATATTATTTCATTATAAACCGCATTTACTCTCATTATATATGGTATTGACTGGTGTTTCACTGCTTTGGTCCCTATATTGGATGAAGAAAAGAAAGATGATGGACCATCATCGTTTCCAGATAAAAGGTGAGAATCAACAAGCGGTCTATGAAATGGTAGGTGGAGTGACGGATTTGAAACTCAACTCATTGGAGGAGCATATTTCAAGGCAATGGACCGAGATACAGGAAAAGCTCCTTGCGGTAAACATCAAAATTCTGAAGGTTGAACAGCTTCAAGTCTCAGGGTTTGAATTCATCAATCAATTCAAGAATGTCATTGTTACATTCCTGACGGCCTATTGGGTAATCAAAGGTGAGCTGACGCTTGGCGTGATGATCAGCATTTCCTTCATTGTTGGACAATTGAACGGGCCCATAAATCAATTGGTCACCTTTTTCCGGTCACTTCAGGATGCCAAACTGAGTATGGAGAGACTTCGTGAGATACAGTTGCTGGAGGAGGAAGAAAGGTCGGGAATGGAATTGTTTAACAATGAAATTAAAGAAGGTGATGGTGTAGATACATTCCATGGAATCCAGATAAAGAAAATGTCATTTTCCTATGGGAACTCTGAGGGAGCCAGTGCATTGGAGGATATTGATCTGCATATTCCCAAAGGAAAGATCACGGCCATTGTCGGAGAAAGTGGTAGCGGGAAAACGACGCTGATGAAATTGCTTCTGAAGCTCTATGATCCAACCGACGGCGAGATATGGTACTCCAATCAGGACAGTAGGAATATCTCTCCAAAAAGCCTACGGTCAAAAAGCGGTGTGGTCATGCAGGATGGTTTCATTTTCTCTGACACCATTGAGCGAAATATTGCATGCGATGACGTGGAAATAGAGAGAGAAAGATTTGATTATGCCATCAAACTGGCCAACATTGACGATTTCATCTACGGGCTTCCGATGAGGGAGAAGACTTTAATCGGAGCAACGGGATTGGGAGTTTCAGGAGGCCAGCGGCAAAGGATCATGATTGCCAGGGCTGTATATGATGATCCCGAGTATCTGTTTTTTGATGAGGCGACGTCCGCTCTGGATGCTGAGAATGAGAGGGTGATCCATAGCCATCTGCAAAGCTTCTTCCGGGGAAGAACCGTGATCATCATTGCACACCGTCTTTCAACGGTAAAGGATGCCGATCAGATCGTTGTCCTAAGGAAGGGCAAGGTCGTCGAAATAGGCACTCATCTGGAACTGATAAAGACTGAGGGAGCTTATTATAACCTAGTCAGAAATCAACTTGAGCTGGGAAGATAG
- a CDS encoding lantibiotic dehydratase yields MKLFHCGFFLLRAPSLPLNSLQEINKSRSDQELKTAFRSLFHQNPEILNAIIVSSQHFGRNIQSWLIGSSVLEEKHLSTLYKYISRMATRATPFGISAGTAIGTVSKETTHLEIESTTKIHSRLGASFLAKKFSGSALTDSLNKLLIHRNSTLFYHEGHFRYAQKSASEDAAINRVKIKVNPLLKLVYKKVSQGSTYQGLANYLVKNGLNQIAAQHYINQLIYSEFLISDIEPSLSGNRYRKLLSNLPLPSPLSKLAANVSYRIDHNAAEMLLHWENLSQETEENLLPELEINRQFIPVKVNIDRNLMGIIAKELSELIPFAEPIEVPEIEFFKKQFIAKYDLQEVPLLEVMDSDISIGYGDKTEQYRAANPLLKSLTLLTVPLPKRSIRSQINKGLIANKRSIELDTSEIKLSENTEIHNPATSFAFGTLHPNSGNAEDFSFQLKSWGGASSITMMARFAEIDPVLKEKLQECAVQDQQAYEDFIVAEIAHTPHEKDSNILCRPDFYPYEIPLLGNSSKTKEFQIPLQDIVISVKNNKIYLRSLRLGKYIIPRISSAHNYKRGNPIYRFFGDLQFQYAPNSFRWNWKELEKNAFLPRITYKHLVLSRARWYIEKQIIKKPDHDLINVLIENYKLDHIVLIAEGDNELYIDLRTTLGQRILCGKLRKGAVILYEFFAPGEPILRNNKKQSFLNELVIPFRSKIESIDVPAPQTVVPQHSPTRTFPPGSRWSYMKLYCISSVMDEILLTSIDHIADQLQKKGIVDKWFFVRFNDPAPHLRIRFHHPKSFRNAFQATTEIFQTQLNPLIETNKILSIQYDTYERELERYGLETIEIAESIFALNSTMVLRLLGSEGNSGTHFQWLAAIKGIDSLFNSFNVDIKDRILFSSRWAENLKLELSVSKNDVRQINNFYRTHKEILQSFLHLDADDKETTEIIFSQHESAVRKVLKPLKKKQMDFLRSAIGSIVHMFLNRLFSTDHRANEMVIYSYTAQYYKSVSGHSTSKMI; encoded by the coding sequence ATGAAATTATTTCACTGTGGTTTTTTTTTACTGCGCGCTCCTTCCTTACCACTCAATTCACTTCAAGAAATCAATAAATCCAGATCAGATCAGGAATTAAAGACTGCCTTCCGTTCATTATTCCATCAGAACCCGGAGATTCTAAACGCCATAATTGTATCCTCCCAACATTTTGGAAGAAACATTCAATCCTGGCTAATAGGCAGCTCAGTACTTGAGGAGAAACATCTTTCTACTCTCTACAAATATATTTCCAGAATGGCCACAAGAGCAACTCCTTTTGGCATATCTGCCGGTACTGCGATAGGAACCGTCTCAAAGGAAACAACTCATTTGGAGATAGAGTCCACCACTAAGATACATTCACGGTTAGGAGCCTCTTTCCTTGCGAAAAAATTCAGCGGAAGTGCATTGACTGACAGCTTAAACAAACTGCTGATCCACAGAAATTCCACTCTATTTTACCATGAAGGGCACTTCAGATATGCACAGAAGTCGGCGTCTGAGGACGCAGCGATAAATAGAGTAAAAATAAAAGTAAATCCTCTTTTGAAATTAGTGTATAAAAAGGTCAGTCAAGGAAGTACATATCAAGGACTAGCCAATTACCTTGTAAAAAATGGATTAAACCAAATAGCAGCACAACATTATATCAACCAGTTAATTTATTCGGAATTTCTAATATCAGACATTGAGCCTTCTCTTTCCGGAAACAGGTATAGAAAACTCCTGTCAAATTTGCCCTTGCCTTCCCCGCTAAGCAAATTAGCCGCTAACGTATCATACAGAATTGATCACAATGCCGCTGAGATGCTTCTACACTGGGAGAACCTTTCTCAGGAAACCGAAGAAAACTTGCTACCGGAACTGGAAATAAACAGACAGTTCATTCCGGTAAAAGTGAATATTGATCGAAACTTAATGGGTATAATAGCTAAGGAATTATCAGAACTCATTCCTTTCGCCGAACCAATTGAGGTGCCAGAGATTGAATTCTTCAAAAAGCAATTCATCGCAAAATATGATTTGCAGGAAGTCCCTTTACTTGAGGTTATGGATTCAGATATTTCCATTGGATACGGGGACAAAACAGAACAATATAGAGCCGCGAATCCTCTATTAAAATCGCTGACACTGCTCACGGTGCCACTCCCAAAGAGATCAATCCGAAGTCAAATAAACAAAGGGTTAATAGCCAATAAAAGGAGCATTGAGCTAGACACCTCAGAAATTAAGCTTTCTGAAAACACAGAGATCCATAACCCTGCTACATCATTCGCTTTTGGCACCCTGCATCCAAATTCTGGAAACGCGGAGGATTTCTCATTTCAGCTGAAATCCTGGGGAGGGGCATCAAGCATAACAATGATGGCACGCTTTGCTGAAATCGACCCCGTCCTGAAAGAAAAATTACAGGAGTGTGCAGTACAGGACCAGCAGGCTTACGAAGATTTCATTGTTGCGGAAATAGCACATACTCCCCATGAAAAGGATTCCAATATCCTGTGCCGTCCAGATTTTTACCCTTATGAAATACCTTTATTAGGAAACTCCTCAAAAACTAAGGAATTCCAGATTCCACTTCAGGATATCGTGATTTCGGTAAAAAATAATAAAATCTATCTGCGCTCATTAAGACTCGGTAAATACATTATACCGAGAATTTCCTCAGCCCATAACTATAAAAGAGGCAATCCTATTTATAGATTCTTTGGTGATCTCCAATTTCAATATGCCCCTAATTCATTTCGATGGAATTGGAAAGAACTTGAAAAAAACGCATTTCTACCACGTATTACCTACAAACACCTTGTTCTTTCAAGAGCCCGTTGGTACATAGAGAAGCAGATTATCAAAAAACCGGATCATGATCTGATCAATGTTCTAATCGAAAATTATAAGCTCGATCATATTGTACTTATCGCAGAGGGAGATAACGAACTATACATTGATCTCCGGACTACCCTGGGGCAGCGTATACTGTGTGGAAAGCTAAGAAAGGGAGCTGTTATCCTTTATGAATTCTTCGCGCCAGGGGAACCTATCCTGAGAAACAACAAAAAACAGAGCTTCTTAAATGAACTGGTCATTCCTTTCAGGTCAAAGATTGAAAGTATCGATGTGCCTGCCCCGCAAACGGTAGTTCCACAGCATTCACCTACACGTACTTTTCCTCCGGGAAGCAGATGGTCCTATATGAAACTGTACTGCATCTCTTCGGTTATGGATGAAATCCTCCTCACAAGCATAGACCACATAGCGGATCAATTGCAGAAGAAAGGAATCGTTGATAAATGGTTCTTTGTTAGATTCAACGACCCTGCTCCACATCTTAGAATAAGGTTCCATCATCCGAAATCGTTCCGCAACGCATTTCAGGCAACGACGGAAATCTTCCAGACCCAGCTCAATCCTTTAATCGAAACCAATAAAATACTGAGTATTCAATATGATACTTATGAAAGGGAGCTGGAGCGATATGGATTGGAAACGATCGAAATAGCCGAGTCAATTTTTGCTTTAAACAGTACGATGGTTTTGAGATTACTCGGTTCAGAAGGTAATAGCGGGACTCATTTCCAATGGCTAGCTGCCATTAAAGGAATTGATTCCTTATTCAATTCTTTTAATGTCGATATCAAGGACCGGATCCTGTTCAGTAGCCGCTGGGCAGAAAATCTAAAATTGGAATTATCTGTATCAAAAAATGATGTCAGGCAGATCAACAACTTCTATAGAACACATAAAGAAATTCTTCAATCTTTCCTTCACTTAGATGCAGATGATAAAGAGACAACTGAAATAATTTTTAGCCAACATGAATCCGCTGTTCGAAAAGTATTAAAGCCCCTTAAAAAAAAACAAATGGACTTTCTGCGCTCTGCAATAGGAAGTATTGTTCACATGTTTCTCAACAGGTTGTTCAGCACAGATCACCGTGCCAATGAAATGGTAATATACAGCTATACTGCCCAATATTATAAATCGGTATCAGGGCACTCCACTTCTAAAATGATTTAA
- a CDS encoding sensor histidine kinase: protein MKGKVIRDWFEGFAGIKFFNAILLIVVSFIFLLAYNDAIGDTPYMYLFVAKDVCIFLICFFLWPDKGISANYSLARTFFLLAAWFLTFYVFWILLTYAVSYLFRSIATDYNAHFDVFLNYVLAKGPLRMIIDFLRFGPDFMSIFILALGPRWMKFAVDEKITNYRRESQNLELELNFLQSQINPHFLFNTLNNIYLLLDFDAEKGKEMVFRLSTLMRYNVYESKNETIDLDKELDFIIDFLSLMRLRYGNKVKVISEISRLAERYSVIPLLMISFIENAFKHGPDKNPTNNFVSVKVKVVDGYLYMNVENKFCDLGKAGESKSRTKYGGIGVMNVKRRLELYHSGRYDLDIDKKGNLFCVNMKIPLITTGN from the coding sequence ATGAAGGGAAAGGTTATCAGGGACTGGTTTGAGGGTTTTGCCGGAATCAAGTTTTTTAATGCAATCCTTTTGATCGTCGTTTCTTTTATTTTCCTATTGGCCTATAACGACGCGATTGGAGATACTCCATACATGTATCTATTTGTTGCCAAAGATGTTTGTATATTTTTGATCTGTTTCTTTTTGTGGCCAGATAAGGGTATCAGTGCTAATTATTCATTAGCCAGGACGTTTTTTCTTCTTGCGGCCTGGTTTCTGACATTCTATGTCTTCTGGATATTGTTGACTTATGCGGTGAGTTATTTATTTCGATCCATTGCTACCGATTATAATGCGCATTTTGACGTTTTCCTTAATTATGTACTTGCAAAGGGGCCCCTTAGGATGATTATTGATTTTTTGCGTTTTGGTCCGGACTTTATGAGTATTTTTATACTGGCATTGGGACCGCGATGGATGAAGTTTGCGGTGGATGAAAAAATTACCAATTATAGGCGCGAAAGCCAAAATCTGGAGTTGGAACTGAATTTTCTGCAATCCCAGATAAATCCACACTTTCTATTCAATACGTTGAATAATATCTATCTTCTTCTGGATTTTGATGCGGAAAAGGGAAAGGAAATGGTTTTTAGGTTAAGTACATTGATGCGTTATAATGTATATGAGTCCAAAAATGAGACCATTGATCTTGACAAAGAACTGGATTTCATAATAGATTTCCTATCCCTGATGCGGCTTAGGTATGGCAACAAAGTAAAGGTCATATCAGAAATTTCCAGACTGGCAGAAAGATATTCCGTCATACCGCTTTTAATGATCTCATTCATAGAAAATGCATTTAAGCACGGCCCGGATAAGAATCCAACCAACAATTTTGTATCTGTCAAGGTTAAGGTTGTTGATGGATATTTATATATGAATGTTGAAAACAAATTTTGTGACCTAGGTAAAGCAGGGGAAAGTAAAAGCCGGACAAAATATGGGGGTATCGGAGTAATGAATGTGAAACGGAGGTTAGAGTTATACCACTCCGGTCGTTACGATCTGGATATAGATAAAAAGGGCAATTTATTTTGTGTCAATATGAAGATTCCATTAATTACGACCGGGAACTGA
- a CDS encoding outer membrane beta-barrel family protein — protein sequence MKNIPIQYASVKLYGAQDVLTYMGATDSLGIFKINGKSGKYKLRIEQFGTMLSDKVIELNQDSVLGDIYIDNTKQLETVVIEKKLPLLERKVDRLVFNVDRSAAASGGSALEALSITPLVKVDEGGGIGIVGKGSVSVMVNERIVHMSGTELSNYLRSLRSDDIARIEVLTVPPAKYEVQGNSGMINIQLKRSTKSGFDGYVSSRALQNSYLGIAEFLGLNYSNENLVTTFKASYFNDRNRAAENFQNLGHYSSFGHTRRKDSYKGLGLNFGVDYKLGKNSKIGLIYNLGMDNDQKAITEHNRYESDEVMTNSMDTESQHGRKTPSHTLNLYYDLNLGKQGDKLSFSTNYYARSPRNKVNLYTVDSITDSVSDVYNDSEVRYRIWSTQGDLVLPRSFAKLEMGLKYTRFKNNSSVGYFNRIGSELVIDASRSNLFDYSEVNYATYVSASRNLGDLWSLQLGLRYEYSRVDGLSISTGNRNVSNYGKLFPNAFINYKPSADHSFTLSYSERIDRPGFRELDPFRWYSTPNNYSTGNPQLRPSYSHNFELSYLLKGRFSSSLYYQLTLDGYKQVSRLNKIDQVSIYENFFDRNTYGLNLTYADKLLPWWESNNAVDLSYSTSRVHLAEMLAQSGAGASFSTSNTMSLNKDKTYFILTNYWMNLPSKRGNSISRSRGAFQIGVKSFLFEKKLTASLVANDVFKQLKGKGDNYFQDNLQSFNNYYDARNVTLSLVYKFGKKTNKNKVKNVDFKEVSRAD from the coding sequence ATGAAGAATATTCCAATACAGTATGCTTCGGTAAAATTATATGGCGCACAGGATGTCCTTACTTACATGGGAGCTACCGATAGTTTGGGGATATTCAAAATAAATGGAAAGTCTGGGAAATATAAACTCAGGATCGAACAATTTGGAACCATGTTATCTGACAAAGTCATTGAATTGAATCAAGATTCAGTTCTTGGAGACATATATATCGATAATACTAAGCAACTAGAGACCGTTGTCATTGAAAAAAAACTTCCATTGTTGGAACGTAAGGTCGATCGTTTGGTATTCAATGTCGATAGGTCTGCGGCTGCGTCCGGTGGAAGTGCACTGGAGGCCCTTTCGATCACACCGCTTGTCAAGGTAGATGAGGGGGGTGGGATAGGAATAGTTGGCAAGGGCAGTGTCTCGGTCATGGTCAATGAGCGGATAGTTCACATGTCAGGGACGGAATTGAGCAATTATCTGAGGTCGTTAAGATCCGATGATATCGCAAGGATTGAAGTACTTACAGTTCCCCCTGCAAAATATGAGGTACAGGGAAATAGCGGTATGATCAACATCCAATTAAAAAGAAGTACGAAATCGGGATTCGACGGATATGTAAGTTCACGGGCATTACAGAATTCCTATCTGGGTATCGCGGAGTTCTTGGGGTTGAATTACAGCAATGAGAATTTGGTAACCACCTTTAAGGCCAGCTATTTCAATGACAGAAACAGGGCTGCGGAGAATTTTCAAAATCTGGGGCATTACAGCTCGTTCGGCCATACCAGGAGGAAGGACAGTTACAAGGGGTTGGGACTAAATTTTGGTGTAGACTATAAATTGGGCAAAAACAGTAAGATCGGACTCATTTATAACCTGGGCATGGATAATGACCAAAAGGCAATTACTGAGCATAACCGGTATGAATCCGATGAAGTGATGACCAATTCAATGGACACGGAGTCACAGCATGGAAGGAAAACGCCATCACATACCTTGAATCTCTACTACGACCTGAACCTGGGAAAACAGGGTGATAAATTGAGCTTTTCTACGAACTATTACGCGAGGAGCCCTCGGAATAAAGTGAATCTGTACACCGTCGACAGCATAACTGATTCCGTATCAGATGTCTATAATGACTCGGAGGTAAGGTACAGGATATGGTCGACTCAAGGCGACCTTGTATTGCCCCGAAGCTTTGCAAAACTTGAAATGGGATTGAAATATACAAGGTTCAAGAATAATTCCTCGGTTGGCTACTTCAACCGGATCGGAAGTGAACTTGTCATTGATGCGTCCCGTTCGAACCTTTTCGACTATTCCGAAGTGAATTATGCCACATATGTAAGCGCCTCAAGAAATTTGGGAGATCTATGGTCCTTGCAGCTTGGTCTGCGTTACGAGTATTCCCGGGTTGACGGATTATCCATTTCCACGGGAAATAGAAACGTGTCCAACTATGGGAAATTGTTCCCCAATGCCTTCATCAACTATAAGCCAAGTGCTGATCATTCCTTTACCTTATCATACTCAGAGCGAATAGACCGACCTGGGTTCAGGGAATTGGACCCATTCAGATGGTATTCGACTCCCAATAACTACAGTACGGGAAATCCTCAGCTGAGGCCTTCCTACAGTCATAATTTTGAGTTGTCATACTTGTTGAAGGGACGGTTTTCCAGCAGTCTTTATTATCAACTTACCTTGGATGGTTACAAACAGGTCTCAAGATTGAACAAAATAGATCAGGTCAGTATCTATGAGAATTTCTTTGATCGCAATACATATGGGTTAAACCTTACTTATGCAGATAAACTGTTGCCGTGGTGGGAAAGTAATAACGCCGTTGATCTTTCCTATTCCACCTCAAGGGTTCATTTAGCTGAAATGTTGGCGCAATCCGGTGCAGGTGCCAGTTTTTCGACTTCCAATACGATGTCGTTGAACAAGGATAAGACATATTTCATTTTGACGAATTACTGGATGAATCTGCCATCAAAGCGTGGTAATTCAATTTCGCGAAGCAGGGGAGCATTCCAGATTGGAGTCAAATCATTCCTTTTTGAAAAGAAATTGACGGCATCCCTCGTGGCGAATGATGTATTCAAACAGTTAAAGGGAAAAGGAGATAACTATTTCCAGGATAATCTACAGAGTTTCAATAATTATTATGATGCGCGGAACGTGACGCTGAGCCTCGTCTATAAATTTGGAAAGAAAACCAATAAGAATAAAGTCAAGAATGTTGATTTCAAGGAAGTCAGTAGAGCTGATTGA
- a CDS encoding LytTR family DNA-binding domain-containing protein, producing MINCILIEDEPLAKQGIEKHVMQIPFCNLKASFENGIEALSYLMDNEVDLIISDINMPGLNGMEFLKSLVKRPYFIFITGMADYAAESYDLEVFDFIRKPYTFDRLLKSLVRLNDVISRQDQESVKQQTGCYNLRDKYMNYLIPYELIQFIEGDREYIKINTVEKEYLTINSLKKIIEFLPSDIFLRVHKSYIINIKLVRAVGPDKIVMKGSIKDIPLGSTYREEVFKKMNLR from the coding sequence ATGATAAATTGTATTTTGATTGAGGATGAACCGTTGGCAAAGCAAGGAATCGAAAAACATGTTATGCAGATCCCATTCTGCAATTTAAAAGCAAGTTTTGAAAATGGAATTGAAGCCCTTTCCTATTTAATGGATAATGAGGTTGATCTTATTATTTCTGATATAAATATGCCTGGGTTAAATGGCATGGAATTCCTCAAAAGTTTAGTGAAGAGACCCTATTTTATCTTTATTACGGGTATGGCTGATTATGCCGCTGAGAGTTATGATCTGGAGGTCTTTGACTTTATTAGAAAGCCCTATACCTTTGATCGATTGTTGAAATCGCTGGTTAGATTAAACGATGTGATTTCTAGGCAAGATCAGGAATCTGTGAAACAACAGACAGGCTGTTATAATTTACGCGATAAATATATGAACTATCTTATTCCGTATGAGCTTATTCAGTTCATCGAGGGTGATAGAGAATATATAAAAATAAATACGGTTGAGAAGGAGTATTTGACCATAAACTCACTTAAGAAAATCATTGAGTTTCTGCCCAGTGATATATTTCTGCGGGTCCATAAATCCTATATCATAAACATTAAATTGGTTCGGGCCGTCGGACCCGACAAAATAGTAATGAAAGGCAGTATCAAAGATATTCCTTTAGGATCTACATATAGGGAGGAAGTCTTTAAAAAAATGAATTTACGATAA